Proteins encoded together in one Amblyomma americanum isolate KBUSLIRL-KWMA chromosome 1, ASM5285725v1, whole genome shotgun sequence window:
- the LOC144129761 gene encoding uncharacterized protein LOC144129761, with product MLPDYWEAPGSGRQDLLEDPASWEEQRDEEPCDGSGIVARADTALADVEREAFEAGWETHRESPPSSSADALPDHWEAPASSGRDLREEPSSLEEQHEEKPYDRSGMVAHAGCTSDTAWAHVKSEVKSGDASLVGKSMHGLGEVHSQGCPAGSVHVECAAQGTALRHVRRCEDFFVVDGHPQERNHWMNDVNYSPSKRRQNLVALLVNGDIYYRTIRNVGPEEELLL from the exons TGCTTCCGGACTACTGGGAGGCTCCTGGGAGCGGAAGGCAGGATCTGCTCGAAGATCCAGCTTCATGGGAAGAGCAGCGTGACGAGGAAC CTTGCGACGGAAGCGGAATAGTTGCCCGTGCCGACACAGCATTAGCCGACGTGGAGAGAGAG GCATTCGAGGCCGGTTGGGAGACTCACAGAGAAAGCCCGCCTTCGAGTTCCGCCGATGCGCTTCCGGACCACTGGGAGGCTCCTGCGAGCAGCGGTCGGGACCTGCGCGAAGAGCCATCCTCACTGGAAGAGCAACACGAGGAAAAAC CTTACGACAGAAGCGGAATGGTTGCGCATGCTGGCTGCACCAGCGACACAGCATGGGCCCACGTGAAGAGCGAG GTGAAATCGGGAGACGCCAGTCTCGTCGGTAAGAGCATGCATGGCCTCGGGGAAGTCCACAGTCAAGGGTGCCCCGCTGGGAGTGTTCACGTTGAATGCGCTGCCCAAGGGACTGCACTTCGGCAC GTGCGCCGATGTGAAGACTTCTTCGTGGTAGACGGCCACCCGCAAGAGCGCAACCACTGGATGAACGACGTGAACTACTCGCCCAGCAAGCGCAGACAAAACCTCGTGGCCTTGCTCGTGAACGGAGACATCTACTACCGCACAATAAGGAACGTCGGCCCCGAAGAAGAACTGCTGCTCTGA